The following nucleotide sequence is from Alkalihalobacillus sp. LMS39.
CATTAATCCGATCGTCTCAGAACCACTTGACCAAAGAAGTGCCGATACGGTGAGCTCAGTTAGTGTTGTGAGCATGACAAGAAAGGCGCCACTTAGTAAGCCAGGTAATAAAAGCGGAAGCATAATAAACCGCCACTTCCCTAGAAAGCCAGCCCCTGACACATGTGCAGCCTCTTCCATTGCTGGACCGATTTGCGACATTGCGGTGAGACTGCCGCGAACTTGTAAAATCATAAATCTTGTTACATACGCAATAAACAAAATCCAAATGCTCCCGTAAATACCTGGGTTCCATCCAGGAATCGGCTGCATCCAAGCTAATATCATCGCAAGCGCAAGTACCATACCTGGGAGTGCATACGGAAGACTTACCATTAGCTCGATAACCTTCCCAGCCAGCGTTTGTTTGCGGAGGCGATAATACGCAATCGCTGTTCCCGCTACGATACAAATGATGCTTGTACCGATTGCTAACTTAACGCTGTTCATGACAGCCCCTTTAACTTTGTCATGTTCAAACATAACAAACCGATAATGGTTGAATGTCAGGTTTTCAAGCGCAAACGGAAGTCCGTACGCTTTAATAAGTGAAGTCGCAACCATCGAAAACATCGGAATAATACTAATGATAAGTAAAAAGCTCCACAACCCAATTTCAAATGGAAGACGAAACTTTCCTAACGAAAATCTAGGTTTAGTATCAATTTCACTGTTTTCTCCTTCTTTAGACCTTCGCAACAAAAGCCACTGAAATAATGTTCCGATAAGGGCAATGATTCCTAAAAGAACCGAAAACGTGGCCGCTCTTGCAAATGCACTTGGACCAAATCCAACTACCTCTTGGTAAATCGCTGTACTTAACACTGTAATATTTGCGGGAATCCCGAGAAAAGCCGGAATGCCAAAATTGTCTAAATTCGCTAAAAAAGCTAAAAGCCCACCACTCGCAATCCCAGGCAAAGAAAGAGGGAGCGTCACTTTTACAAACGTCGTCCAAGCACTGCCACCAGAAGAACGAACCGCCCACTCTAGTTCTCTCGGAATTCGCCTTAGTACACTCATCGTCAATAAGAAAACGAGCGGATAATGAGATAATCCTAGAATAAGAATCATTCCGGTATGACTATATATAGTAAAAGGCTCCACAGACCATGGTAACAAGGCCAATGTTCGCGATACGATTCCATTGTTACTTAAAAATTGGGTCCATGATAATGTAATAATATAAGACGGAATAATAAACGGTAACAAGACGAAAACGTGAAGCAATTTTTTGGCGCGGATATCACTATACGCGACAAGCCACGCTAACAAAACACCTAAGCCCACTGCGATGACAGTTGAACCGGCAACGATAATCGCTGTATTTGACAGGACTTTCCATGTGCGCGCTTCTTGTAAAACAGTCGTATAGTTCGTCAGTAAGTGTCCGTCCTCTACCGAAAAGCTTAACGAAAGCAGACGGAGGATCGGCCATAGAAATAACCATGCAATGACAAGGAGGGAAACGACTACCACGAATCGTTTCCCTTGTTTTGTCGTGAGAGAGAAAGATGACCGTAATGGAACTCTTTCTGCTACTTGTTCAGCCATGTTTACTCTCTCCTCTCTTATTCTCCGAAAATATCAACAAATTTTTGCTTATCCTCTTCACGTGTTTCCAAAAGCTCTTTCACGTCATGGGAAATGACTCTCATTTCATCGATTCCTTTTAGCCCTTCTGGAGCAGCAATTCCTTCGCGAATCGGTGTGTACCCAAGACTTGCCGCTAACTGTTGACCTTTCTCCGATAAAACAAAATCAACGAATGCTTGCGCTGCTGGCTCATTATCATTATTGCTCATAATTCCGATTGGCTCTGTAATGACAGGGACGCCTTCTTCAGGATAAATCAAATCAATTGGTGACCCTTCTGCTTTTGCACGCGCTACGATAAAATCAACAACGACACCATATGATTGCTCTCCACCTGCCACTGCTTGTAACACAGCACCGTTTCCTTGTACGACACTTGCATCATTTGCACGTAATTTCTCATAAAAGTCCCAGCCAAAATCTGCTTGGCGTGTAAGTACACCGACATTATAAGCGGCTGCCCCTGAATAAAGAGGACTTGGCATCATCGCTTTTCCTTTTGCCGCATCTTCCGTTAACACACTCCAAGAACTAGGCGCTTCTGTTACATCGTTTGTATTAATCGCAAGAACGGTCGCCATAATCTTTGTGCCTGTGTACATTTTTTCCTCATCAACAAAATCACTTGGGATAGAAGCGTGCTCAGCGGATTCGTAAGGGAATAGCATCCCTTGCTCTTTAAGTGTTTCAAACGTTACCGCATCCGCAACAAGCAATACATCCGCTTGAATATCCCCCGCTTGCTTTTCTGCTAATAGTTTACTAATGACTTCCTCAGTTCCTGAACGGAATACGTCCACTTCAACATCTGGATGAACTTCATTAAACGCCTTTACTAATTCGGCTGCATCCCCTTCAGGCTGAGATGTATAAAAGCTAAGTTTTCCTGAAACAGAAACTCCTTCTTCGTCATTTTCTACAGTTTCCGAATCAACGTCGGTTTGTGCCGAAGCCACTTCTTCCACATCTTTTGAAGCCTCGTCACTACCACAAGCTGCTAACATGAACATTGACGCAACGATCGCAAACATCATTTTTTTCATCACATTGTTCCTCCCTTAATTATGTACAAGTGTATTTTTTAATACTCTTTCAAACTTGCGAATATGTCGTTTCTGACTTACTTTTCCTTCAAGCGGTGTTACGGTTACAAATCCCTCTTTTAACTTTGCAAAATCACCTTCCTCATGAAACTGTGAAAGCTCTCGCAAACTATCTTTCACCCAATAATAGACATGTCCATATGGGTCATTCAGACCGATATATTCATAGCGACTTACTGTCAAATCAAGTGGTGTGATTGCAATTCCTGCACAATCCTCTTTCGTTACATAAGGAAGATTAATATTGACAAAGAGACCAGATGGAATCTGGTTCGTAAGCAATGGCTCAACCACGTCATAGAACAATCTTTTTGATTCTTTAAATGAAATGTCTTTTAGACTTAAACGGTCAAGGGAAACGGCTATGGCTGGTATTTGATACAACGCTGCTTCTGCGGCAGCCGCCATCGTTCCAGAATAAAAAACATCACGGCCTAGATTTGGACCTATGTTCATCCCTGAAATAACAATGTCCGGCGGCTTTTCTTTTACAAGCACTTCAATTCCAAGCTTGACGCAGTCAGCCGGTGTACCGTTAACAGCCCATGCTTGGACATTCTCTCCAAACAATGTCACGGACGTCACCTTTAAAGGTTCTCGTACTGTAATGGCGTGACTGATTGCACTTTTTTCTTGGTCTGGACAAACAACATAGATTTGGCCAAAATGCTGAAGCACTTCCACAAGCGCGGCGACACCTGGGGCAAAGACTCCCTCATTATTCGTAACAAGAAATTTCAATGGTTCCTCTCCTCTACGATTGCATAAGCTCGACTGGTGTACACTCTTCTATCTGAACTTGGACTATGCATATGTAGGTCGATTTTACTCATCTTTCACCTCCACAAAGCAGTTCTTTCCTCCCTTATAAGGGTACAAGAAAAATATCAAGCTACTATAAAGCTTGATTTTGGAATTTGTAAAGAATATATAAAGGTAGTCATTGTTAATTTATTGTAAAAACATGATGAAAATATTTGTAATACAGCCTGGACTATGACTCCCACAATTAGATTGAATTTTCTAATATTTTGTTAGTGTAAAATATTAATAAAAACCTAATATTCGATATCTTTAACGAAGAAGTAGACTTTCGATCAACAATCGATCCACTTTTAAAATATTCATTACAATTGATTAGTGTCATTGAATTACGCAGCAAACACCCTTTTATAAAAATCTTGCTACATTGTCTGGTACTTTTTCTATTAAGATATTCATCGTTCATCAACTGAGACCCAGTTGTGTGAGGTATTCTAGTTCCTACTTCTCACATTTCATTTTGGGTATATGATATTCAAGGAGTTTCAGTTGGTAAGTATCTAAACAAAAAGTAGGTATACTAAAATACGCTTACTCCATTTAAGTAAGCGTACAAGTATTTATCAGTCAATTTTTAGCTTTTCCCCATTATCAAATTTCACTTCAAGTTCAAACTCATCCACATCATTTGGATTCACTTGTAAAATCGATAGAATTTGATTTTTAAGTTTTTCTTTGTTTGAATCTGGTGATATGTTCAATTGTTTTAGCAGTGTTTCAACCATGCTTTGGGCTTCTTGACCATATTTTGTAGCACTACCAGGGACCTTATATTTGGCTTTTATTTTGTTACCCTCAACCTCATATTCGATATCATATTCTGTATTATTCTTCAGCTCAACTTCTAATTCGAAGTCTACCACTTTGGGTGCTGCTTCAACATTGCTAATACCTAAAGCCCCTAACATAACAAAACAACTTAAAAATGCGCTGAATATTAATTTAAATTTCATACTGTATTCCTCCATTCAATGTTTTCAACATTACTCTCTCCTAATTGTAAATGTTCATACAGTTAACTTATATTTTTAATAATGCTGAAGAAACAATGGTAAGGTCAGTCTCTGCAGTTTATTGAAGTATGTTATTTACTTTTAGACACATTAGAAATTATTGTTGGAACAAGATACTTTGCATCCAAACTTACTCCACATAACAATGCTGAACCCCGTTGATGTTGCCAAGGTAACCCTAAAAAATAAAGACCTTTTATATTCGTTATCCCTCTTGTGTGTATTGGTTTTCCTTCATTTGAAATAACACCCTCTAAATTAATCCACTCGTAAGAAGGTACGAAACCAGTAGACCATATAATGCTAGTGAATTTGCTTCGAGTATTGTCTGTGAAATGAACTTCTGTATCATTGACACAGGTCACTTTTGGCTTTACAACAACTTTTCTATTTCTAATAAGTTTTTTTAGTTCCCTTCCGAAAATCGGGTCACTTTGCCTTTGAAACCATTTACCTTTTAACGAATCTTTTCCTGCATATAACAAACCCATTATTTCTAACCACTTGAAAATACTCTTTCCTTGAAGCTTTAAAGGTAGGAATTTGAATTTGTGACCAACTGCAATTGTAACTTTGTAATACTTGGCTAATTCCACAGCGATTTGTGCCCCAGAATTGCCACCACCTACGACTAATACATCAGTACCTTTCAATTGCCTTGGTGACTGATAATCTGATGAGTGTAGCTGGAATATACTCGATTTCTTTTTTACAATATTGGGTATAAAAGGTTTTTGGAATGCTCCAGTTGCTACTACTATTTGTTTGGCATTAATTTGTCCAAGTGTAGTTTCTAAGAGGAATGAACCATCGGATTGTTTACTTAATTTAACTACGTTAGTGTTAAATATTATTGGAAACTCAAAATGCTTTACATAGCTATCCAAATAATCTGCAACCTCATCCTTCGTTGGAAATTCCTCTGATAAACCCTCCATTTCCAATTCAGGTAAGCTACTATACGTACGTGGAGTAAACAATACCAAAGAATCATACCTTCTCCTCCAAGAATCACCTACCTGTTCATTTTTATCTAATATAACAAAAGGTATATTCTCCTTCTTTAAATAATACGCCATTGCTAATCCTGCTTGACCTCCACCTATAATCACAACTTCATAATTTAGCATCTCTTCAATTCACTCCTCTCAAAGTATAATTACATTCAAATGTATATTTGAATGTAATTATAAATGAACAAAAGTAATAGATAAAGATTTTTTCAAATAATGCATCGTTATTGTAAGTGAACCCTTCACACGCAAAAGAATCTCCCTTAATCATTTACACTTGGAAATAACTAATTAGTTATATTAGAATTGCTTAGCTATTCTAATCTTTGAGCAGTTGTTTAATTACTTTCTGTGCAGTAAAAGTCATATACGAAAAAACGACCACTTTAGTGATCGCTTTATAATATATATCCTTAACCAGTGTTGTTGTACTGTGGAGTAAATGAATGAAAAAAGTAAACTAAGCTATAGGTTTATGTTTTACTGGTGATGAAAGGTTAATTAATGAAGAGGGTTGTCCATAAACCATTGAATCGTCTATAAATTCCTCAAGAGTGTGAACTGTTTCTGTTACTACCTTTACTAAATAACTGAATTGTCCAGCTAGCCTATGACACTCTATTACACTTGGATGGGCAATGCAAAAGTCTCTAAACTCCTTACATTTCTTTGTGTCATATAGTATAAAAGCAGTAACATGCTTGTTGATTTTTTCCGGATCAATAACAGCTCTATACCCCTTAATAACTTCCTTTTCCTCTAATTTTTTTAACCTCTCATTTGTTGCCGGCATTGATAGCCCAATTTTTTTCCCTAGCTCTGTCACCGATATGCGTGCATTCTCTTGCAATTCAATCAAGATACTCTTATCAATTTCATCCATTCTAAAGCTCCCTTCATTTTTAAAGTGTAAGCTTATAAAAATCTTAATTTATTAAATATTTTAATAAAAATACAATAATAAATCTATGTAAAAAGCGAAAATGAATTATTACAATTAAGTTATTAATACTATGGAGGTAATGATTTTGATAAAACTGCATGATAACGTCCCGTTAATTGTAATCGATGTCCAAAGGGCTTTTTATGATTCCAGTTGGGGAAAGAGAAACAATCCATGTGCTGAAAGTAATATCGAAAAGTTAATAGAGCATTGGAACTCAAATCAAAGATTAGTCATCTATGTTAAACACTTGTCAAAAAATAAAGAATCTCTTTTTTATTCTAAAAGCGAAACAAGTGAATTTAAGGAAATGATTACTCCACTACCAAAGGATATTATTATTACCAAAAGTGTTAATAGTGCTTTTATTGGTACTAACCTTGAAGAAATATTAAGGAAAAACAATTGCCCTAATATTGTAATAACAGGCTTGACTACTAACCACTGTGTGGAAACAACAACTCGTATGGCTGGAAATCTCGGCTTTAATCCATTTTTAGTTTCAGATGCGACTGCAACTTTTGATAGGCAGAGTTTCTATGGGGAAACATTAAATGCCGATAAAATACATGAGATGACTTTAACAAATTTGCATGAAGAATTTGCAATTATAAAAAAAACAGATGAAATATTAGCAATGTTATAAAATTATATTAGATAATATTGTTGTGTACTAATTAAAAAAGAACTTAACAAAGGAGAGGGTAATAAATGGCATTAGAAATGAGAAAGTCTTGTGAAGCTTGTGAACAAAATATATCAATAGAAACCAATGCTTATATATGTACTCACGAATGTACTTTTTGTGAACCTTGCACAGAAAATATGAATTATATTTGTCCCAATTGCGGAGGGGAATTGGTTAAACGCCCTAAACCTAGTGGTTCGTGTCCCATTACTACTTCAAGATAAAGCAGCTTACAAAATCAAAATATCTAGTACAAATTAACACAAGCTTGAAAGTTTTTGGCTGCACAGAGTTCATTAACATTATCAAAGCCTCTTGTAAGTAAAGTAGCCCTACCAGTTCGATTTGGTCAGGACTATTTAAAAAAATACTAACATAAAAGTAGTGTGCTATTTATATAATTAACCTTGTACTTAATTCCAAAGAATAACCAAATATCATTCTTCAAGTACCTTCCGTTAGCTTTGTACACTCTTTAACAAAATTATTTACAAGCGAAGATTCTTGTTGCGCAGTATACGTCTATTACGTAATACAAAAATTAATCAGTTTTTTTAAGAAGAGAGATATGAAAATACATTATTTTTTATCTCTTCCCAGAAGAAGTTCCGGTGGCAAACAGTCTGTCATTCCGTGGTACATTACAATGGCTGTATTCAAATTATCCTCAACTTCATAATTCCACTTGCTTTTCAACGACTAATGTAATAAATATTAAGTCTGTTCACTCATTTCGCGCTTTCATTGCAAACCAAAGTCAAATCTCAAGTTGACATTCTTTTTGATTTAGTATAAAT
It contains:
- a CDS encoding YusW family protein, whose amino-acid sequence is MKFKLIFSAFLSCFVMLGALGISNVEAAPKVVDFELEVELKNNTEYDIEYEVEGNKIKAKYKVPGSATKYGQEAQSMVETLLKQLNISPDSNKEKLKNQILSILQVNPNDVDEFELEVKFDNGEKLKID
- a CDS encoding Lrp/AsnC family transcriptional regulator; its protein translation is MDEIDKSILIELQENARISVTELGKKIGLSMPATNERLKKLEEKEVIKGYRAVIDPEKINKHVTAFILYDTKKCKEFRDFCIAHPSVIECHRLAGQFSYLVKVVTETVHTLEEFIDDSMVYGQPSSLINLSSPVKHKPIA
- a CDS encoding iron ABC transporter permease is translated as MAEQVAERVPLRSSFSLTTKQGKRFVVVVSLLVIAWLFLWPILRLLSLSFSVEDGHLLTNYTTVLQEARTWKVLSNTAIIVAGSTVIAVGLGVLLAWLVAYSDIRAKKLLHVFVLLPFIIPSYIITLSWTQFLSNNGIVSRTLALLPWSVEPFTIYSHTGMILILGLSHYPLVFLLTMSVLRRIPRELEWAVRSSGGSAWTTFVKVTLPLSLPGIASGGLLAFLANLDNFGIPAFLGIPANITVLSTAIYQEVVGFGPSAFARAATFSVLLGIIALIGTLFQWLLLRRSKEGENSEIDTKPRFSLGKFRLPFEIGLWSFLLIISIIPMFSMVATSLIKAYGLPFALENLTFNHYRFVMFEHDKVKGAVMNSVKLAIGTSIICIVAGTAIAYYRLRKQTLAGKVIELMVSLPYALPGMVLALAMILAWMQPIPGWNPGIYGSIWILFIAYVTRFMILQVRGSLTAMSQIGPAMEEAAHVSGAGFLGKWRFIMLPLLLPGLLSGAFLVMLTTLTELTVSALLWSSGSETIGLMIFNFQQAGYTTYSTAFSSLVVVTMLFLTLILLGLQKLYQRKVDQG
- the surE gene encoding 5'/3'-nucleotidase SurE; its protein translation is MKFLVTNNEGVFAPGVAALVEVLQHFGQIYVVCPDQEKSAISHAITVREPLKVTSVTLFGENVQAWAVNGTPADCVKLGIEVLVKEKPPDIVISGMNIGPNLGRDVFYSGTMAAAAEAALYQIPAIAVSLDRLSLKDISFKESKRLFYDVVEPLLTNQIPSGLFVNINLPYVTKEDCAGIAITPLDLTVSRYEYIGLNDPYGHVYYWVKDSLRELSQFHEEGDFAKLKEGFVTVTPLEGKVSQKRHIRKFERVLKNTLVHN
- a CDS encoding DUF1272 domain-containing protein → MALEMRKSCEACEQNISIETNAYICTHECTFCEPCTENMNYICPNCGGELVKRPKPSGSCPITTSR
- a CDS encoding ABC transporter substrate-binding protein translates to MKKMMFAIVASMFMLAACGSDEASKDVEEVASAQTDVDSETVENDEEGVSVSGKLSFYTSQPEGDAAELVKAFNEVHPDVEVDVFRSGTEEVISKLLAEKQAGDIQADVLLVADAVTFETLKEQGMLFPYESAEHASIPSDFVDEEKMYTGTKIMATVLAINTNDVTEAPSSWSVLTEDAAKGKAMMPSPLYSGAAAYNVGVLTRQADFGWDFYEKLRANDASVVQGNGAVLQAVAGGEQSYGVVVDFIVARAKAEGSPIDLIYPEEGVPVITEPIGIMSNNDNEPAAQAFVDFVLSEKGQQLAASLGYTPIREGIAAPEGLKGIDEMRVISHDVKELLETREEDKQKFVDIFGE
- a CDS encoding cysteine hydrolase family protein, which produces MHDNVPLIVIDVQRAFYDSSWGKRNNPCAESNIEKLIEHWNSNQRLVIYVKHLSKNKESLFYSKSETSEFKEMITPLPKDIIITKSVNSAFIGTNLEEILRKNNCPNIVITGLTTNHCVETTTRMAGNLGFNPFLVSDATATFDRQSFYGETLNADKIHEMTLTNLHEEFAIIKKTDEILAML
- a CDS encoding NAD(P)/FAD-dependent oxidoreductase, with amino-acid sequence MLNYEVVIIGGGQAGLAMAYYLKKENIPFVILDKNEQVGDSWRRRYDSLVLFTPRTYSSLPELEMEGLSEEFPTKDEVADYLDSYVKHFEFPIIFNTNVVKLSKQSDGSFLLETTLGQINAKQIVVATGAFQKPFIPNIVKKKSSIFQLHSSDYQSPRQLKGTDVLVVGGGNSGAQIAVELAKYYKVTIAVGHKFKFLPLKLQGKSIFKWLEIMGLLYAGKDSLKGKWFQRQSDPIFGRELKKLIRNRKVVVKPKVTCVNDTEVHFTDNTRSKFTSIIWSTGFVPSYEWINLEGVISNEGKPIHTRGITNIKGLYFLGLPWQHQRGSALLCGVSLDAKYLVPTIISNVSKSK